ATTACTATACAGTATTATGAGGGTTGTTTTACCATTTAGAGGGCACAtagtaggtgcagtaataaggcTCAGTATGggatatcagtaggatgaggagtttgtgcaggttggcaaTGGATGAggacggtgcaggaaatgtgaTAAATCAAATTTGGTGGATTGTCGCTGTGACAGTGGTTTGCGCACTACGCCGCTCCTTTAAAGCAATAAAAGTTAAGACTCACTGAGAGGTTtgccgtgatgtggcagtgggctttaCACAGTCTAATCAGAATGTTTAAACttcgaacctcatgttcagttatctaTATCTTTGCCTGGCGGCATTAGAACAATGTATGATTTTTTGGAGGTGCAGTTCATGCTCGTTTTtcagagaagtgaaatgtgtctttgttgtattctctgcagatgaatcctggctggagaagttgttgtGTTGGTCTGGgctagatggaaaagacaggaaaagtgaacgactgCACCAGAAAGAATATCAGCTGTAAGTCATTTTCTGTAACTGTATTGTAATCTattacatgttctgcaggactggtatctaccactatatggtcagcatatggcagtaatattgaatgttggtctttgtatagagattattttcagtaccatatttttcaaactataagacgcaccggaccatgagacgcaccccaaattttcagaaggaaaatagggaaaaaaattaatgtgtcaaatgggggtctgtcttacagcCGGAATTCAGCTTACTGGAGGGGattggcagcgctggtggagcgtggtcacagcGGGTGTTGGGTGGTCCGGCGATATGACTCCCATCCAAGGCTGGTGCGGCTGGTGTGGCAGGTGTGGCTGGTGCAGCTGGTGCGGCACGTGCGCAGGTTCGGTGGTGGAGCTCTGTGGTGCGGGGAGCTCCGCCGGCATTTGGTGAAAGCTCGGAGGCCCCCGTatatccattgctgtgatgcggtggcctttgGGAAAATGGACAcggggggtggcgcatgctcagattgagatcttggcaacgggggcctctgggcttttacaaaatgctggcagagccccccgcaccacagagcaccactgaCGAACTTGCCGCACCAgactgggaagggagtgtgatcattgcCCTGCAGCGTCGGACCGGGGCCGCCACAGAATCGCCACACTCCAGCTGccgccacagtatttgtaagtatattccgactataagacgcacccccattaacccaaaaaattttttggggaaaagagcatcttatagtctgaaaaatacgttaATTGCCCGGTCATCTATTGATGTTcttctacatccactattagggtgcaccaccatagctgtaatcagggtaacctggttaggggcccactcggaAGTTTTGCCcttcctgaaccaaaaccctagctacacctctgatctAACTGATCTGATTTCGCTGACTTATCCTGACCATGACCTGTCTGTCTGTCCTAAGAAAAAACTTTTTAGACTAAAAACTAAGGAGGCTCCCTGAGGTCCCAGCATCCCcacctaaaaaaataataaaagagacAAAATACTTTGTACTTTGTAGAAATAAGATTTAATTACGAATCTGTACGGTAAACTGTGCaatttattaaaataattttaaacATATAATTCCTGATATAAAAAAGATGTCATTGTAAATGATACAAGTATTCTACATTCTAGGCACCGGTATTATTCACTGCACAACTAGAGCTATTAAACTAGTTTTTAATCTGTCTAAAATTCTTTTAAAAAAATCATACAAAAGACTCAATTTAAAGTGATCATCTCATCTTGTACAATCTGAAACCCTTGCAAGCCCTCACGCACACGACCATACAATAAATCATATCATAGGGCATTCTGCATGGGTGTGCAAAGCGCATCAAGTTCCACATTGCACTGGTTGTGCCCTTAGGTTTTCACTACGCATGAGTACCATTGCACGTACTTTCATGAGTTCTATATGGCGCACCATAATAAGTATCCTACATGTATGATTTCCAATGTCATCCCTGCTAGAAGTCTAGGAGAAAATcccatatacacctgtttataggtTCATACACATGGGTGTAATTTTTCCATCGCCATTGACTTCCATGGGGAAAATCAGCATACAGTACCTGCGTTATCCACTGGAGCATTGCATAATTACGTTTTAGGCATATTTTGTCTCCGTACAACTAGGACTTAGCACCAAGCAATAATATGAACATGCACATGAGTCCTAAATCTATAGACTCCTCCAATGAAAATAATGCATTAAAACAGTTATTtcttataaaatataaatatatgtaagaatTTACAAAAATAGACACATGAATGGAGGAACCATTTCGTGCCAGCAAAACAGGCCTGATTCCCCGTAATATACTTCTCTTATAAAAGTTCTTTGTCATTTCTTATGTTTTCGAtgcatattttaaaaatataatacaTTATTGCCTACTAATGTTGTGTCATTCTTCTAACACTTAATATTTACAAAAGACACATTTTATAATAGTCTGCTTCATTTTTAGCATAAAACATGTATTCTATTACTCAAAAAATTTATATTGAATTTCTACAGAGATTTCCCATGATGTGCTGTTTAATTATCTTAATTTAGGCAATACATGAACCATATGATATTTACTTATGGACTCGGCCTTTAATGAAATAGGTGGAAAAAGTATTGTAGAACTTGTTAGCTTTTATGGAATTTATAGGGTTCCTGCATCATTGTTAGGGTCGTGTCAGTCAAGGTCCTCTACATGGGAATACTCAGCTTCATTCATCCAAAGTGGTTGACAATGGTTACAGCTTTCTATAAAAGTAAGTAGTTCTCTTGAAGGGAGTCTGTTAGCACAAAATGCAAAAGTACAGGTTCTGGGTGTTCCTttgggtggccaaaaagttcattgcaccttcccatctacttttcatctcctcttccttgattgacattTTTGGCTTTACAGGAGAGAAAAAAAGGGCAGATATAGAAGAGAATCGAATGAATGAGATGGCCAAGCCAAGGATGTATCTACCACctgtgctttgtttgaacagttATTTTCTGCCGATtccttttaaaaggaacctgtcactagatttggccgatatgagatacggccaccacttttcaggcctgatatacagcattctataactctgtatatctgcccccaacctgacctgaaagagaagaaaaataacttttattatactcacctggggggcaatCCGGTTCAAGGGGTGTCATTGTTCTTGGTCCGgcccctcccttcttcttgcgatgccgtgctCCTTCTTGCTTCTTATGGATCACGTGTCCCTATGTCATCCGCACAGTCTCCACGACATcgagctcctgcacaggcatacttctttgccctgactagggcagagtaaagtactgcagtgcgcatgcgccagggATCTTTCacatttcccggcacctgcgcagtgcagtactttgctctgccatcaacagggcagagaagtacgcctgaacAGGAGAGCGATGCCAAGgaaactgtgtggatgacgtagggacgCGTTATCCACACGAAGCAAGGAGTACGGCATCGCAAGTAGAGAGAGAGGGAGGCGCCGGACAAGAAGcagcgacacccctcagaccggGCCGCCCTgcatgtgagtataataaaagctttttttcttctctttcaggtcaagttgggggtatatATACAGAGTTATGAAATGCTGTATATCAGGTCTGAAAGGTGGTGGTGACCTtaacttatatcggccaaacctggtgacaggttcactttaaggtccTTTTACACAGGTCATAAATAATCTGTCAACTAAATATTCACAAGAACATTCCTTGCTAATCATTGCTACTTGTGAAAATGGCAGGAATCAGCCAATAAATGAGTGAACACACTTTTGTCAACCAGTCACATCTTTTATATGGGCTTAAGAATCACTGGTCATGGGTGGTACTACTCATTAATACAGGGGATACCCTGCCGAGAATATACAAACTGTATGGGAACAGTAACAGCAATAATCATTCTTCCTCATGCAGTTTGTAAATGTAGATGATTTCTAAGTGAAAATGGAAGTAGTATTAATCAACAATCTATATGATAAATTGGCGTTCGGTATGAACAGACTATAATCCTCAGTGTCAACTTCCTACCCAGTTTTCAAAATGTCAAGTCACCTCCACACCATCTGCTTAGTTTGCAAATAGTAAGTACAAACTGTGGAAACTGAAGCTCAAGACGCATGGCCTGACTTTTTGGCTTTATCCAATGATATAGAGTCAGCCTAATGTGTACCATGGCTGCTCTACGATGAAACCCATAGGATAGACAAATTAGTCCCTTTGTCATGAGCGATCTGATTGATTCGACCACGAACACAGTCAAGTGAAACTGATAACATTGTGCCATTTTCAACATGAAATGAAGACCGTAGAGTCACGCTAGTCCATTGACTTCCTTCTGGCATCTGCCCACCAATTTGCTGGGCAACCACAGTTGGTTGCACTTGGTCATTCACCCATGTACTAATTGTCACTTTTACAACGTTGCAGGAATGGATCAATTTCAGGTTGAAAGACACACTGACACCTCCCCTTTGGGTAAACTTGAAATATTTGTAGGCAAACTGACCAGTCGAAATAAGCTGAATTATCTTGTCATTGGCCATATCCAGGCTAAAACCCAAGACTTTATTTCTCACTGCTCCTGTTGGTAATCCAGAACTAGATACTGAGGCTGTGATAGCGGTGGAAATTGCAGTCGGAATCCAGAGAAGACTTAACATGCTAATTCCAGAGTTTTCACCAAAATATCTAACATTGCATTGAGCCGGTGATAGAACCTCAAAGTTTATTACGTCTCCTGAGTTAACTTTGGCCACTCCAGATCCTGAAATAGACGTGTCTCGGTAGTTGACTCCAGACTTAAAAACTTGAATTAATTCAGAGTTTGTGCCATTTCTATTGATGTAAAAAATCAGATTAAACCCTTCACGCACACAAGTCGGACCCATGGAATACAAGGCTTGTTGAAAGACAAATTTGACTACACCAGACTCCGTTAACTTAATACTTCTTCCATCGTGAGATAGACTGACCATGTATGGATCAGACACAGAAATAATCTTGAAGGTGGGCCGATAGTTTGTTTGGTAATGCATTGCGGTGGACATCTGAGCACTCATGGCCACCGCTCCAGTATCATGAGACAGCCAAATCAAACTAAGTGGAGTGTTCAGGTCATAAACATGTAAGTCTTTACTCTGGTTACAGAACTGGTTGGGGCTTTTTAGAACCACAGACATAGTTTGGCTTGGCTCAACTTCTGCTGCACAACTTACACTCGTGCTCTGGAAGTATTTTCCTTCTGGCTGTTCTATTCTTGAACCACTTATCTCATAACCTTCTTCGCTGTTGTTAAGTTTCAATGACAGCTGAAGGAAATTCCTGCAGTTATGTTTCACTGCAAAATTCAGATCCACCCATAACAAGCCGTGTTGTTTGAAGACCACTTGATTTTCTTCAGGAGATAAGATTTCGCAATGCATCTTCTCTTTGATCTTTAAGTGAAGTCCTGGGTAGATCTGTGAGACAGGTGGTTTAGATGTCGGCAGAGAAAGGCTAGCTGACCATGATTCCGATAATTTGCTTTCACTGATAACTGTGCAAACTGTATCACTATCCGCAGTACATGAAAAGGTGACAACGCCTTCTTCGCACTCAGAGCAGGCTTGACACTCTTGAAGCTCCTTATTAAAGAAGTATTGGTCTCCACAAATCCCTAAAGCTGCATCTTTTTCAGCAACCCCAAGACACCGGAAGCCACCTAGTAAAATAACAGCAACAGAACATGTTTAATAGTGATAAGCAAGCTACTAAGACTTGTCCTAGCATAAAGCaacttacaggggttgtccagtcttggactacaagtctgtagtcactctgtgtaactgcagacttgtgaatcccacATCACACGgaatgcacgctgtgaggattctccggtgccagtgTCGTTACTGGGGGGTCGTGTGACTGCAattatgcaatttgcatatttctggcCACGTTCTGACTAGACTGTGTCTATGACTGTAGTCTTGTTACCtaatactggacaacccctttatatagGTTCCCTTTTAGGATACATGTATGCTGATAGTATCATTTGATTATAAATAATTCAGTAGTAAATTTGAAGACACAGAAAATACCATTCAAGTCACCATTTTTCACCGTTCACAACCTCTTCTGTCACCATAAAATAGAATCAAGGGGTGTGAAGCTGCAGGAACGCTAGCACAGTGTGTCTGTGAGGCTGCAGGAGAGGGGGAGGATCTACAGAGGGAGAAACCTGATTTGCTCAGTACACATAATACTACCCAGAAAAGACCCACCTACTCAGCAAGCCTGACAATCAATAATGTAAATGTATAGAGAAATGCATAGGGACAAACAGGAAAAAACTAAATTATTTCTGCTATACTTAGGGAGGGGACATTCCTGGCTAAATATAATATACATTAATAGCTGCATGAATCATTAAATTAAtacattatatatttatttttttttaacctaaaatTATTTTGCATATCCCACCCTCCATTAGGATTGAGTAAAAGCAGTACCTGGAGTGTTTAAGCACTTAATCCTCTCACCACAGATACTTGGTGAATCCATGCACTCATCTCTGTCCtaagcaaaaatgcaataaaataaagTTATTGCCATGTAATATGATGTTAGATAAATTGTGCTCTGTTTTTGTCTTTTAGTTATACAATGGTGAAGATTAACACAAAGCTACCAAGTTCATGACAAGTAATACTCCAATAATCCTTTAAGGGGCTTTCTTTAGAGCGTTGCCTCTACTTTTGTCAATGAGCCCATGgtggtgtaagaaaaaaaaaatactatattcATCTCCAGTACTGGTGTTGCTCATCTACATTCACAAATGTGTCACACACCGATCTAAGGGCATCAGCACCCTAGGAGGCATCAtatgacagctgcagccaatcagcggacaCTGACTGGTTACATTCCATCCATGGTAGCTTCTTACATTCAGATGGAATGTGAAGGCTTCAGTCGATTAGTGATGTCAAGATGCTGATCCTTCAAAACCAACAGCTGGCACAGTGGCACATACAAAGGAATGGCGCCAGTCCAGGACCTGAGTATTGAATTATTTTCTTTTCTCATTgcttgtcatgaatttgatgagcggACATCACTTTGTTGGCGCTGAGCAAAAACGTCATGAAAAGTCACAAAACTCCCAAATATTTTGCGCTGCCTTGTGTTGCGTAAAAGGTTTGCAAATTGTCAAAGCTTTTGATGCCAGTTCCACGTCACCATCATGTGATTACCCAGAAGTCAgaagtaacggtcacaagctctcagtataAGTCTATAAGTCGAAAAATGACTTCTGGCTaggtccagcaaacactggagtgatccggTAGGTCtcaaactgctggagaccgactGGAGCAGTGACGATAGACAGCTGCTGGAAAGTGTGAGACTTGGTACAGGGatcttacattagtagcaccactctagTACTGCAATAAAAAATTATCTACGAGCATGCATATATGTCTGGGCTAGATAAACATGTTATATCCATAGAATAAATAATTTTATGGACTATTCATATACTGTTGGCCAAGTCATTAGAAACTTACTAGTGACCATCAACTCTACATATTGAACGCCATAATCTCACAATCCTGGACGCCAGTAAATTTAGCATAACGGGACCAAAATAAGACATTTTCATTAGTTTTTCAACACTCGGGGTGTTAACAATCTGTAAAATATTGGGCAGCGCATAAAAATAGGGCACATTTTCAAGAGTCCAAAAAAAATCTCATGTCCTTGACTTTTTCTAAGGTGACAActtatatgattgcaattataatcATTTTTCTTACATCAAAGTACATGATAGCATATGAGCTACGAACATACACTCCTCTATATTGAATTTGTAACATCAATTTGGAAAAGTCATGGATTTATGAAAACCCCAGGCTCAATAGCTATGCTAATTGTATACAAATGATGAACAACATTTGAAAACGAACATGAAACATTTTTAAAATATCTCAattcattctgtatggagtacgaGCACTACGCACAGAAATTCCCGCACTTACAgctttggctgctatcaatgagtttAATAATGATTGTCTGAGGGATGTTCTCCCCCACCGAATGGACTTGGTAAAATCATCAAAAGCCACTGCTGGCAGTTCCCTTTCCTATTCCCGACCAATGACTTTCCTAATGTGCTAAAGGGAAGACAAGTCCAGAGATATAACCCAATTTGGGAGCCATGAGTGTCACTCTCCATCAACAAATACCAATTAACACCACTAACTCTGACTCTCGAATCACAGACTCTTGGACCTCTGATTATGCCCTATTGGATACTACAGTCAATCCTAAAGTGCAAGGTTTTTAATTTAATGATTGTTCTTGTAACATAATAACATTTTTACTTACTTGACAAATGCGATCAATATTTTCAGAACACTCAGATAGTTGGAAAAATCCTGCAGGACACAAGGTACATTTTTCACATAGAGGAGGTGTTTTTTGAAAGTTGCAAAACTCATCACTCTCGCAGATGCCACATTCGGGTAGAGGCTCCTCGACATCAATCACTTTAGCGTCCACATCCATCTTATGTACAGAGTATGTTTTCTGAAGATGGTTCCGAACTTGGTTTTGCAACCCTTGGAGATGTGCTTCAAAATACTGCTGTATGTCTTCCTGGAGACTCTGGAAGGACATCTGCTTTACGGTGTCAAACAGGATACTGTACTGGATTTTGACCATGTCCATTTGCTCATACATTCTCCTCTGTTGCTCTATAATTTCTCGTTGCTGGTTAACCAGTAAGTTCTGCTGTTCAGATAGTTTCTGCTGTAAATCCGTTATGGTCTTTTGTTGGATTTTCAACGACTCCACAAACTTTTCCTGGCCTTTGGCCAATTGCAACTGAAGAATAAGAGCATCTTCTGATGGAACTTCATTTTCTCCTAAAATATGAAATTTTGTCAGAATTTTGCAGTAATAACTTTAGTCCTACACATTACAAGTACAAAACGTGATTCGCAATCGTGCAAGATTTTTATCTAATTTATACCAGCTTGAAAGGCAATCAAAAAACATGATTAAAGGTGTTCAACAAACAACGATTCTgacattttgttttcatttttttaattttaccgtTTACTGTAAGGGAATAAATATGATATTAGATCCATACAGTTATGCATCTCGCAATTGTGTTGCTGGGTGATTATGGAAATCGGAAGGGATGCCTCTCCGCTAGGGATGAACGAGCGTGCTCACCACTGCTCAACACTTAATTGAACATTGGGGTGCTCGGGCATGCTTGTTACTTGATCGAGTATCGCGGATGTTCGAGTGCCATGCTCAAGACAGCCAGTAAACATGCAAGGATTGCCCGCGATACATGGTAATACTGTAGCCATGTTGgcaactggcattactgtgattggccctgTCGCATCGTGTCATCGGTTCTTAGAGCAGACCCGGGGATGCAATGCTCAACACATTGAGTTGTTTTAGGCGGGAGAGCTTAGATTAATGTCAACCCTCATAATTAATATAAAGTTGTGCCCTTTAGTGCCTTTTcggtggcactaaagggtgtttttaaccttttttaaaCCTATCAAATAACCTATTTGATAACAAGTTattgtaaagcagacagctgggggctgtgtGACCTGGTAAGAGCGGTGATGTCAGCAACATTGCTGACGTCATCACCACTCTCACCAGGTCTCGATGAGCGCAGCCTGACTAGGAGTGGCTTTTGAAGCTTCATTCTCAAAAGGAGGCTCTATAGGTTGTACTACAGATTCAGTGGACGTCATGGGAACGCAATGTACTACGTCAGAGCTGCGGGGTTAATAAATTGGCAAACGAGGGACTGTCTCTTGTCTATATTGATTTAATTCTCCCTTGTTATGTCTTTCAGCTTGCCTGTTGCCAATCGTGCAACCAGTATCTATCTCAGAATACTGGAGTGACGTACGGCAGTTTTATCGGGCATTGATATCATGCTGATGTAGTGCAATTAATTTGGCCAGAATCATAGCCTATGATCGTATAGATGTATTGCGATGCCATAATATAAACAAATCAGATAAATTTAGGCTCTGGCTGTAGCGCCAAGGTTAGCAATGTTATTCGATTCTAGATAAATAAAACCCAATACGATAACAGATTAATTAGAGTTGCATTAACTTTAGATAGAATCAAACCGAACGTAATAGCACATTAATAGGGTTTATATTTAAAAATGGGCATAAACCCTGACGCAGTTTTGGCATATAATTAGATGTATAGTTGGATGAATAGCAAGGAAAGCTATATGAGGTTCAATTTTAACCCTAGTAGGAGTTAAATGGCATATTAACCAATAATTATTATGAAAAATTATATAGAGTATTTTTGAGTCACTCTAAAAATTGTATTATATCATAGTTGGAGTTGACACAAAATCAGGTGGTGAACATTCTATAATACTAAAGGTGTTTAACATCAGTACTCAGATCAAAGTATAGATTGGTAATTTATAGGAATCGGGACATATCATTTTAAACATGGCATAATGTACAGTATGGCAATAGATTAAAGGTGGATTTGTCAAAAAATAAATATTACTAACAGGATATTACTATAAGATTATTAAAAAGCAGGCTATAATTGGGTATAGTTAAAATAAAATCATACCTTAAACCCAAATTATATACAAATTCTATACATATTTAATATAATCCtgagttctctatgagaaagccactgaCTGACGAGTTGACTAGCGGCTTATCTGAGCATTGCAATCGGCAATCCAAAATCGGTCATGCCTGATCAACATCTCTCCCGACCGTCATTTGGCTGgtgcccctatacacattagaccatcAGACGTACCTGTTGATGTTGGCGGGTTCAGCAGACTTaggtctaatgtgtatgagagccTAGGGTATAAATAAAGAAGATGCAGTTTACTATCCTTTTTAACATCTCTCCTATTGCTATCCCTTCTCCCTTTGGAGTTTATGTCCCCTTTATTAAGCACCTTTGGGCCTCTCATGACATAGGTCCAGTTAAAAACAAGATGCCAACAACAAAGAGAAAGATAATGGACAAAAGCTTTTACAAAAGGATTACAGGAGGATGGGATGGCCCCTTGGTCAGTCATGCAGACAGTGAGCCACCATTGAGATCTCAAGTTTTGGGAAAGTTAATTTCCTAATTCATTTTCCAGTGTACGTACTGTTTAATCTTGAGGTCCCTAAAATGTAATCCTAGCATTAAGTGGCCATCTAATTGAAAGTTAAATAGATGGAAAACATCTGTGTGCCCTGCGGCAATGCAGAACATATGTTCCTAACACATAGCACTATACTAAACAGACATATCTCACTTTGAATCAGTGGCAGGCCAGACTCTGATGATTAGGAACAGTGCTGTGATACCTTAGATCACAGACAAATACCTCAAATGTTTTGCTCATTTCCAAACAGTGAGAAACAAGCATTGTTGCACCATCAAAAAAACTTGTAATTTCATGGATAGCATTTCTCCTCAAATGCTTGTTAGTTTTTTCATGATGCGCATTATATTGCTGATGTCACTCTATCTGTTGGCCCCAAAACAGTTCCATTGAGCGACACAAGTTATGCCCAAGAATTGTTTCAAATGAAAGCAAAAATATGATGAAAATTAAAAGGGTTCTCAAAAATTAATGACCATAAAAATTAGATCAATGGGCGTCCAATTCTCAGCAGCCACAGCAATCAGCTATTGTAATGGTCAGCGGGCTAGATGTGAGCTACATGCTTTTACAAATGTATTTTTTAACTCTCAAATAAATAAGACAAAGCAGCAATATCAAGGAAGTTACTAAAAGTATGGCATTGTACGTAGTGTTGCGCCCCCATCAACCGCCATGGGTGACAAAAGTCTTACCATCCACCTATCTAATATTACTTTACtcactttactgtgacatcactttgtttattatccctgttctgtgatatcactgtgtttactaTAAAAGTGTCTGATATTCCTTTTCTAAGTTATTTTCAAACTCTCATAGAAGTGAATATGGTTCCATTTCTCCATTCACAGTGAGCAatacagatatatattttttttagatagGGGCAAGTTACAGAGATGGGATACCCCTTTAAAATTACTAGTCATTTCTGTTACTAAATGTGTTTCTTAGAATTTGATAATCTAaaattgttgttttatgcacaatgTTTTCTGCAATCTACTTTTGATGAGATTTTTGCTGAGATAATAATATCATATAGACACAAATAGTttgtgctttatatatatataactatatttgTGCCTAGTCCTATTTAGTGCCGGCCGGTCACTGTTGCAGTGGATAATTAAACAATCACTCAGCACATCAAATGGAGAGCAGCCCCCGGGAAAGCAACCTGATACTTGGAACCATAATGCTGCCTTTCAGCAAATTTTCCTTCCAGTTGCATGGTACCCCGGACACATAACTCAGGATAATGCAGAACAGAGCAAGATGCATGGCCTCCAATACTAATGAAGTCTCATAAAGAAGTAGCTGTAAGAGCGAGGCACCAGACAAAACAAACAGAAAGAGGAAAATCCTTCAATATGAAGTGTTGTTTTTCTTTCGAAACT
This is a stretch of genomic DNA from Ranitomeya variabilis isolate aRanVar5 chromosome 6, aRanVar5.hap1, whole genome shotgun sequence. It encodes these proteins:
- the LOC143781694 gene encoding uncharacterized protein LOC143781694, translated to MLSQWSFTWMSCLLFLPVCYGVPAERCPGGQSCTTSPMDNEQSKPCVGARCPARVSRTSHSYQQTAGADILYQPVRVNQQTPASTRVDFSSSPDGWGGTHSNVTRDCKGIECKLPLRIRLKSRSRVPCTGEGCTPVDGQQGLVRMSDRAAHFIGEVPDLQFSNAELGGAPLGVQLTCDIKPGENEVPSEDALILQLQLAKGQEKFVESLKIQQKTITDLQQKLSEQQNLLVNQQREIIEQQRRMYEQMDMVKIQYSILFDTVKQMSFQSLQEDIQQYFEAHLQGLQNQVRNHLQKTYSVHKMDVDAKVIDVEEPLPECGICESDEFCNFQKTPPLCEKCTLCPAGFFQLSECSENIDRICQDRDECMDSPSICGERIKCLNTPGGFRCLGVAEKDAALGICGDQYFFNKELQECQACSECEEGVVTFSCTADSDTVCTVISESKLSESWSASLSLPTSKPPVSQIYPGLHLKIKEKMHCEILSPEENQVVFKQHGLLWVDLNFAVKHNCRNFLQLSLKLNNSEEGYEISGSRIEQPEGKYFQSTSVSCAAEVEPSQTMSVVLKSPNQFCNQSKDLHVYDLNTPLSLIWLSHDTGAVAMSAQMSTAMHYQTNYRPTFKIISVSDPYMVSLSHDGRSIKLTESGVVKFVFQQALYSMGPTCVREGFNLIFYINRNGTNSELIQVFKSGVNYRDTSISGSGVAKVNSGDVINFEVLSPAQCNVRYFGENSGISMLSLLWIPTAISTAITASVSSSGLPTGAVRNKVLGFSLDMANDKIIQLISTGQFAYKYFKFTQRGGVSVSFNLKLIHSCNVVKVTISTWVNDQVQPTVVAQQIGGQMPEGSQWTSVTLRSSFHVENGTMLSVSLDCVRGRINQIAHDKGTNLSILWVSS